One window of Chryseobacterium sp. JJR-5R genomic DNA carries:
- a CDS encoding GAF domain-containing sensor histidine kinase, with protein MSEVNKAQNFQTDIDQINQIPAVAKILEVICSTTGMGFAAVVRVTEDRWIACAVNDKINFGLAVGEELKVETTLCQQVMNERKEVAIDHVAEDPVYAEHHTPRIYGLQSYISVPLFLTNGDFFGTLCAIDPNPARLNNEKTIGMFRLFAELIAFHLESLQNLSETQAQLMEEQTNAEIREQFIAILGHDLRNPVGAISSAAQLMFRTSLDEKNLKLAKIIQDSTIRIRGLIDNMLDFASGRLGGGIVLNYDNDKDLEETLHQIITELRTVYPEREISVDLNLNDPVEGDYKRIAQLFSNLLANAITHGSKGSPIIVRAKSEPAFFELSVINKGNKISPETEKHLFKPFSRGKIHQGQEGLGLGLYIASEIANAHKGQILVSSKDEETCFTFQFNR; from the coding sequence ATGAGCGAAGTTAACAAAGCACAAAATTTTCAAACCGATATAGACCAAATTAACCAGATCCCTGCTGTGGCTAAAATACTTGAAGTTATCTGCAGCACTACAGGAATGGGATTTGCAGCAGTTGTCAGAGTTACAGAAGACCGTTGGATCGCCTGTGCTGTCAATGATAAAATCAATTTCGGACTGGCAGTTGGAGAAGAACTGAAAGTTGAGACCACTTTATGCCAACAGGTGATGAATGAGCGGAAAGAAGTTGCCATCGATCATGTAGCAGAGGACCCGGTTTATGCAGAGCACCATACGCCCAGAATATATGGTCTTCAAAGTTATATTTCAGTCCCTCTTTTTCTGACCAACGGGGATTTTTTCGGAACTTTATGTGCAATCGATCCAAATCCTGCACGGTTAAATAACGAGAAGACAATTGGTATGTTCAGACTGTTTGCTGAATTAATTGCCTTTCATCTGGAATCCCTCCAAAACCTAAGCGAAACCCAGGCGCAGCTGATGGAAGAACAGACAAATGCAGAAATAAGAGAACAGTTTATAGCCATCTTAGGGCATGACCTTCGTAATCCGGTCGGTGCCATCTCAAGCGCAGCGCAGCTTATGTTCCGAACTTCCTTAGATGAAAAAAATTTAAAATTAGCCAAAATTATACAAGATTCCACCATACGTATAAGAGGATTGATTGACAATATGCTTGATTTTGCCAGCGGGCGTTTAGGAGGTGGTATTGTGCTGAATTATGACAACGACAAGGATCTTGAAGAAACGCTTCATCAAATCATTACCGAACTCCGGACGGTTTATCCTGAACGGGAAATTTCAGTCGATTTAAATTTAAATGATCCGGTTGAAGGAGATTATAAACGTATAGCGCAATTGTTTTCAAACCTTCTGGCAAACGCAATTACCCATGGGTCAAAAGGGTCTCCCATCATAGTCAGGGCAAAAAGCGAACCGGCTTTTTTTGAATTAAGTGTAATTAATAAAGGAAATAAAATTTCTCCTGAAACAGAAAAACATTTGTTTAAGCCCTTTTCCAGAGGTAAAATACATCAGGGACAGGAGGGGCTTGGGTTAGGTTTATATATTGCAAGCGAAATAGCAAATGCACACAAAGGCCAGATTTTAGTTAGTTCCAAGGATGAGGAAACTTGTTTCACATTTCAGTTTAATCGATAA